Genomic segment of Citrus sinensis cultivar Valencia sweet orange chromosome 7, DVS_A1.0, whole genome shotgun sequence:
ttcttttcctctctctgtctctctctccgCATTATGTCCTCAACATTCATTGTAAGACTCTCTCTCTTATTTCCtgttttttcaataatttatttaatttttaaagttcatttaatttattattattattattatttgtttggttGAATTAAGGATATTTGAGTTAAAATTCGtcgaagattttttttttataaaagaaaaaaataaaggaaaatggacAAGAAGAAGTATCCGATTGGAGCGGAGCATTACACGCTGTACGAGGAGGTAGGGCAAGGCGTGAGCGCCTCTGTTCATCGAGCTCTTTGTATTCCTTTCAACGAGATTGTCGCCGTCAAGATTCTTGATTTCGAACGTGACAATAGCGATCTGGTAAATTTAcgatgaattttgtttttgataaataaatgttttcgAATCAGCTTTActttaatgcaatttaattgttatttatttattattattatttttttggtgttatGGTGACTGGCGACGActgatacatttttttttcgaaaATTATATAGCTGTAGCTGACAGTTTGTACGGTGTCGTTTTAGAGAGATTCTGTGGTTTGTGGAATAAAGAGAATGAAttgtccctttttttttattgtacgTAAAAGTAATGGAAATTGACATAGTagcataaaattttgtttgaaaataacgataaaagttaatttaaaaattaaaaagtcatatcagacctttttttttttcttttttctaatttattttttggaaagtATGTAGCGTCTGATACTCTGAGAGCGTAGAATATAGGAAATcactattttcatttaatttatttcagcTTGCTGCTTGAGATTAATGTGATGGAAGCAGAATTTATAGCTGAAGGTGAAAAGTTATAGcatgaatattaattttcgAAAATTGGTTATAAGCAATTGAAGGTAAGACGggattaatttgaaaatttttcagaagacttaaaattttttgaaatgataTACAACAAATTGTGatatttctaatttctttGATTGCTTTGTTAAGTATACAAAGATTTGTAGAAggatttatttatgtttaatgGACATCTTTTTAAAGGACATTTGCTGTTAAAAAGTGAAGTGGctgtttaattagtttacCAGACCATTCTGTTTGACACCAGTCTAATTAGCTATTATGGTAGCTCTGGTTTTTGAAAGAGTGAAACTATTGCCTTGGGTGGTGTTCTTGTTTGGCTTTGTTATATTgatatggattggatttgtttaaatttttattggtcAGTAGAGTTCGTATCTATTATTTTGAATGAGTTCAATGAGGAAAATTGAGTTTGGAGATGAAAATTAATGCTATGTTAActtttttataaactttttgaaTTCTATGATTTTAAGTTTCAACTGGCAGGTGTTTCATTGCCCATGTTTAACTGATTTCCCTGtccaagaaaatgaatttttatgtaAACTGCTATTTGAAGAAATATATAAGTGTTTCCATTTTCATCAGATATTGGAAATTGTATAGCAGAAGCCTTTCTGTAAATCTTAATGTTTGGAATTACCatcaaaagttttaaaatggGTTCTGGCttttttaatgcatgattagTTCATTATCTtgaaggttttgttgaagacattttttttattttatctcctCAGAGTAACATATCTCGTGAAGCTCAGACAATGATCTTGGTTGACCATCCTAATGTGCTTAAATCACATTGCTCGTTTGTTAGTGACCACAATCTGTGGGTGGTTATGCCGTTTATGTCTGGTGGTTCCTGTCTTCACATACTGAAGGCTGCATATCCAGATGGTTTTGAGGAGGTGGTTATCGCAACAATTCTACGTGAGGTTTTGAAGGGTTTAGACTATCTTCATCATCATGGCCACATACACCGAGATGTCAAAGTGAGCATATGTTTTCTCATTATATCTTGAAGGTTATCCAAGTGAAGATTTGCATGTGCCTCTGTAGCATGCAGGCTATAATGTTTACATTTACCCTTAGTTGCATTATGAGGCATAATTTGAAacttttgtgttaattttctttgctgATATGAGTTCTCTTTAATTGCGAGACTTTGTGTTATTCGTTGCTTCTTAcgtatacatatatttatatatgtgtgtctGCATTCACACCCCACCGGAGATGAAATTTTATCAGAAGATAAGAAGTAAACTTCAAAGATGAATATGGAGATATGACATTGGAGAGGCTTGGTGAACCTGAAAGATAGGAGTCATACTTTTAGGGAAGAGAAAGGAATGACTGTTTCTTTTCTAAGGATGGCGAGTAATGTGTTGTGGGATCTGTGATTTATGAGGTCACTAAATCTCTAGGGTCAAACTTCGGGAAAAGATCACTGCAGCTATTTCTTGCATCCAATGTGTATTATTATCCATACTGCccatcatttgcattattatcTGAACTACCCTGTCTACCAACCtaaaaatcaaccaaaaataaaaatgttcaaatcaagaatttgaaaagttCGTTTGTCTGCCAGCATAAATATTGGCTAACTGCATATGTCATAATAAAGGGAAAAACCTTGGTAATCATAGGACACAGAGCAAAAGAATCTATAAAAGAACAAGAAGTCTTTACCTCGGCTAGGCTATAAGTCAACAGTCGGACTGAGTGGAGAGGAGGAGAAAATCATAAATCATCCATATACATAGTCAATATGGATACAATTTCTGATCTATTGCAGCATGCTAACACGACTTGCTTGCACAAAAGCTTGATTAATTTATCATGTTGTAAACTCTCTTAGCTTTTATTGGATATAATTGATTTTGCATTCTTTATACATTTGTTAGTTTCTGTTTAGTTATTGGCAATGATTTCCTATTCTCTGTTTCTAATAGTCTGGGAATATCCTCATCGATGTGCGTGGTGCAATCAAGCTAGGAGATTTTGGTGTTTCTGCTTGCCTTTTTGATTCTGGTGATAGACAACGGATGAGGAATACATTTGTGGGAACACCTTGTTGGTGAGCTTTTACTATCAAGTGCTCAAACAGATTTATCAGATACTAACAGTGGCAGAGACTGTATTTTCAAAGTCAGAAACATTTTTGTCAAACACTTAGATGTTAGCcaattttattgtgttttcgataaataaaaatttgttctcTCTATTTCACAGGATGGCACCTGAGGTTATGGAGCAGTTGCATGGTTATGACTTCAAGtcagtcttttttttttttttcccaaaagaATTGAATTCACTTCATACTCAGTAGATGGCTTGATGTTGATGTATGTTTGACACTTCCCTGCAGGGCTGATATCTGGTCTTTTGGTATAACCGCATTAGAGCTCGCCCATGGCCATGCTCCTTTCTCAAAATATCCTCCTATGAAGGTGCATATTTTATATAACGTAAATGCTATTCTTAACATTTTTAATGAGAACCCAGCTTATAATAACCTCAAACACATCTAATAATGCTAGGTACTGCTTATGACATTGCAAAATGCGCCCCCTGGCCTTGATTATGAAAGAGATAGGAAATTTTCTAAGGTATGCTCTGAGAAATCAAGCATCATTGacacttcatttttagttatattgcAAAATGCGTTCTTTATACCTTTCCTTTGTCTCTTTCAAGTCTTTTAAGCAGATGATTGCCAGTTGCTTGGTGAAAGATCCTTCAAAAAGGCCTTCAGCAAAAAAGTTGTTAaaacattcatttttcaagCAAGCTAGGTCAAATGAGTATATAGCACGGACACTTTTGGAGGGGTTGCCTGCTCTTGGTGATCGTATTAAAGCATTGAAGGTTAGCACGTTACTCCCTCTAGTGTAGTTTAATTTGTATGCTGTAGTTATGTCTGCACTATATTCTTATAAGTATTGAGATTTTGAATCacagaaaaaggaagaagatatGCTTGCACAGAAGAAAATGCCAGATGGGCAGAAAGAGGAAATATCACAGGTTGGACCATTTCTTTCAGTggaaaatctaaaatattttgatttttttaaaaaaatatgctcCAGTTCTATATTGTTTCTACCCTTTCATTCACTTTACTGCCGCAATTTCCTTTGGTCAATATTGGATTTTGTTTGCCAGTCTTCCAAACATCTAATTGCCCTTTCAGCATCTATGATTAATTCGAATCAGTTCTGCATCTATGATGAATTTGAATCAAatcttaaacaaaataatttgagttgCTTTGAATGACTTTCGAtgttataacttttatttattcaataacGAATTTGACAAATTGTTGTTTTTAGCTATAACATTTGGCAAAGGACTGGGGATTCTAATTGAGGCTACACCTTGTTCTAAATTGCAACAGAGGAATGTCATCAGGCAATCCTTTGATCTTGCCTGATTCTGGCACTTGCCTCTGTTATATGACTGCAGAAATTGATTGCATCCAACTTAGCTTTATGAGTCTAGAGCCGAGTGCTATCCTGAATTATGGCAAAAGACAGCTTTCCTAGAGAATTATTCTTGCCTTAGTTTGATGACATCTTTCTTATATATAACTAAAACATTTAGGTTGTATCTGGACTGTTTGTATTTAAGGAAATGACCTTTTTTTGGGGGACATTTTTATATGAAACAAGAAGTCTGAATAGTCTATACTAAAATTAGTTCGAATGAGTTGATCCATGCATATCTAAAGTTTGAAGTCATGGTCATTTTGGGTAACTAGAGTGTTTTTGAACATATGAAAATGTTGTATCCCTCATTACAAGATAATGGCTGAGGATATGGTACTTTGGTTGCTTGATCCATGAAAGCGCATCAACTCTAAGTGTGAAAGTCCCCAGTAAAAACATTAGGACGGTTGAAGAGGTGTAtagaaatttaatgaaagcGACAGCAGTTTATGTGTCAGGCTTTTACAAAGGGTTGTGCAAGTAATTATTGAGCAGATAAGCTGTTAACCTTTTGTATTTCCCTATTCTTCAGCAATTACgtattgtttgaaaattttctttgatcAAGGAAGAAACAACATGGTTCCTGGTGTTTGCTGTAACTATGGGCTTGAATTGATAAATTTGTCTTGATAGAGTGATTTTGGCGGTTGGTTTAGTACTGTGGTGTTGTAGAAAAAAAGCTTTAACTGtgaaacaataattgaaaGTGCTTACTAAATATTACTTTTAGATAGTGATTTcgaaaaaaatagtaaagatat
This window contains:
- the LOC102627630 gene encoding serine/threonine-protein kinase BLUS1 isoform X3; its protein translation is MDKKKYPIGAEHYTLYEEVGQGVSASVHRALCIPFNEIVAVKILDFERDNSDLSNISREAQTMILVDHPNVLKSHCSFVSDHNLWVVMPFMSGGSCLHILKAAYPDGFEEVVIATILREVLKGLDYLHHHGHIHRDVKSGNILIDVRGAIKLGDFGVSACLFDSGDRQRMRNTFVGTPCWMAPEVMEQLHGYDFKADIWSFGITALELAHGHAPFSKYPPMKVLLMTLQNAPPGLDYERDRKFSKSFKQMIASCLVKDPSKRPSAKKLLKHSFFKQARSNEYIARTLLEGLPALGDRIKALKKKEEDMLAQKKMPDGQKEEISQNEYKRGISGWNFNLEDVKAQASLIQDEDMISESNHGGSSSTLSSLEMQGKQSECQVTVLDDNDLMQNQLPPHILVESTMNITKLRCDKSDDDSSVASPCFEQYTQLSSPCHDDRNQNNPSEKPSLEGTAIPSHQRAGSTALSESIIAPVNKESDKLQNQLQNNSCCDGATTASAGDDAASEIPSKVSKSSANSDELDEKAKPPVIQQKGRFKVTSENVCLEKVVPPTLQKSHSMQESILNLMKQVSVGDCTANRLVDGGGTPANTVTTEKSLLEAAHDREKDLLHEITDLQWRLMCAQDELQKYKTENPQV